In the genome of Pieris napi chromosome 16, ilPieNapi1.2, whole genome shotgun sequence, one region contains:
- the LOC125057502 gene encoding nose resistant to fluoxetine protein 6-like, with the protein MQCSLLFLLAVCVGSFASKTELNATLLEWFPPFFSLDDWGSCQRPMDKYCIVDAVLHSSKPSPLLDVLEVYSSEMYKHYNRTQIHRGVCVSRCPGKNKTDSLVEAAQSCIDENIKAYDLEAEVVSAKWCNTAGVSRVSQSARVMAVVMVTILVITIAATIVSFVDPKMGNRYLMAFSLKKNWEILTCSRSNPNSDPRLKCFASFDGIKALGIQSVFFTHIILIHAYAYSDNPEFIERFYDQFPWKVLMNSPLLLQAFFVLTGFMTAYMALIVSEKRKITILGCFYSIVNRWFRLAPVVIFVLWFTMAWFPLMGSGPHWSWIVEKEAQECSEIWWYYLFFAQNLIGTERFCLSHLWYVGVDMQFHIVGMLLLFVLVRYRKMALPVLLPLFIAPGIASAAVNWINEYPPIIAGQPPEVLRRLFADWPRTTSIYMAPWMNPGFFAGLATGFIHYSNEEKGIKLNEKKWFCTLSHISMHLSMVVSVIGVIFMADDLPPWWATAVYSALDRNLVALFMSLLLLGFASNCQSIALKICSWRGFRALGKLSYCAYIIHFIILRLIMGSNTNLVHISIFSMVCYVILTTILTYLACVPVYLIIELPMVQLWKAIFEAPRRSPPVEPITVKMEQANNGHAEV; encoded by the exons ATGCAgtgtagtttattatttcttttggcTGTGTGCGTTGGAAGTTTTGCTAGCAAAACTGAATTGAATG CGACACTATTAGAATGGTTTCCACCGTTCTTCAGTTTAGACGACTGGGGGTCGTGTCAGCGGCCTATGGACAAATACTGCATCGTCGACGCCGTACTTCACTCTAGCAAACCTTCACCACTTCTTGATGTTTTAGAA GTATACTCGTCTGAGATGTATAAGCACTATAATAGAACACAGATCCATCGCGGTGTATGCGTATCAAGATGTCCCgggaaaaataaaacagatagTTTAGTCGAAGCTGCTCAGAGCTGCATCGACGAGAATATTAAGGCTTACGATCTCGAG GCTGAAGTTGTATCGGCGAAATGGTGCAATACGGCTGGCGTTTCGCGTGTGTCGCAGTCAGCGCGGGTCATGGCGGTCGTAATGGTTACAATTTTGGTAATAACTATTGCAGCCACCATTGTCAGTTTTGTGGATCCAAAAATGG GTAACAGATATTTAATGGCATTTTCTCTCAAGAAGAACTGGGAAATTTTGACATGCTCCAGATCCAATCCAAATAGCGATCCTCGTCTAAAATGTTTCGCTTCTTTCGATGGAATTAA AGCATTGGGTATACAAAGTGTATTTTTCACGCATATTATATTGATACACGCGTATGCGTACTCCGATAATCCAGAGTTCATAGAAAGG ttcTATGACCAGTTTCCGTGGAAGGTCCTGATGAATTCGCCACTCCTCCTCCAAGCTTTCTTCGTTTTGACCGGCTTCATGACAGCTTACATGGCGTTAATAGTATCtgaaaaacgaaaaattactATATTAGGATGCTTTTATTCAATAGTTAACCGTTGGTTCag GTTAGCCCCAGTGGTGATATTTGTATTATGGTTCACCATGGCCTGGTTCCCATTGATGGGATCGGGCCCCCACTGGTCTTGGATCGTGGAGAAGGAGGCCCAAGAGTGTTCAGAAATCTGGTGGTACTACTTGTTCTTCGCACAAAACCTCATCGGAACAGAGCGGTTTTGCTTGAGTCATTtatg gtaTGTAGGTGTTGACATGCAGTTCCACATCGTCGGTATGCTGCTGCTATTTGTTCTGGTTCGTTACCGAAAGATGGCATTACCAGTACTACTCCCCTTGTTCATTGCTCCTGGTATAGCATCAGCCGCTGTCAATTGGATTAATGAATATCCTCCCATCATTGCTGGACAGCCCCCAGA agTACTTCGGAGACTATTTGCAGACTGGCCTCGTACGACAAGTATATATATGGCACCCTGGATGAACCCTGGATTCTTTGCAGGTCTCGCCACTGGATTTATCCACTACTCCAACGAAGAAAAAGGAATCAAACTGAATGAAAAGAAG tgGTTCTGCACTCTCAGTCACATATCCATGCATCTGAGCATGGTTGTCTCGGTAATAGGAGTCATCTTCATGGCTGATGACTTACCACCATGGTGGGCCACGGCGGTATACTCCGCCTTAGATAGGAACCTGGTTGCTTTATTCATGAGCCTCCTCCTTTTGGGCTTCGCGAGTAACTGTCAAt CCATTGCCCTCAAGATATGCTCGTGGCGAGGTTTTCGAGCTCTGGGAAAACTGTCATACTGCGCGTATATTATACACTTTATCATACTTCGTTTAATTATGGGAAGCAACACCAATCTTGTGCACATTTCTATATTTTCCAtg GTCTGTTACGTCATCCTAACAACGATCCTTACGTATTTGGCGTGTGTCCCTGTGTACCTGATCATTGAGTTGCCAATGGTCCAATTGTGGAAGGCTATATTTGAGGCTCCAAGACGTTCACCTCCGGTGGAACCAATCACAGTAAAGATGGAACAAGCGAACAATGGCCACGCAGAAGTGTAG